In the Streptomyces formicae genome, one interval contains:
- a CDS encoding flavin reductase family protein — translation MGHAGMAATAVRYLRSVGAPTTGPVEAHQDAAGPYGPPRPRLRAVGDDERAPLDPGEFRRVLGNFATGVTVITAPAADGEPGPAGFACQSFSSLSLDPPLVSFMVARTSTTWPRIARAGVFCVNVLGADQGELCRGFAVSGADKFAGVAYDAAPVSGAPRLAGAPAWIDCTVQAVHTGGDHLIVVGRVDALGTGAAEADGEPLLFHRGRFGRFTS, via the coding sequence ATGGGACACGCAGGGATGGCGGCCACCGCCGTCCGATACCTCAGGTCGGTCGGGGCCCCCACCACGGGACCCGTCGAAGCTCACCAGGACGCGGCCGGTCCTTACGGCCCGCCGCGCCCCCGACTGCGCGCGGTCGGCGACGACGAGCGGGCGCCGCTCGACCCCGGTGAATTCCGGCGCGTGCTGGGCAACTTCGCGACGGGCGTGACCGTCATCACCGCACCCGCCGCGGACGGCGAGCCGGGTCCCGCGGGCTTCGCCTGCCAGTCCTTCTCCTCGCTCTCCCTCGACCCGCCGCTGGTCTCCTTCATGGTGGCGCGCACCTCGACGACATGGCCCCGCATCGCGCGCGCGGGCGTCTTCTGCGTGAACGTCCTGGGCGCCGACCAGGGCGAACTCTGCCGCGGCTTCGCGGTGAGCGGCGCCGACAAGTTCGCGGGGGTGGCCTACGACGCGGCCCCGGTGTCCGGTGCGCCGCGCCTTGCCGGTGCGCCCGCCTGGATCGACTGCACCGTCCAGGCCGTGCACACCGGCGGCGACCACCTGATCGTGGTCGGCCGCGTCGACGCGCTCGGCACCGGGGCCGCCGAGGCCGACGGCGAGCCGCTGCTCTTCCACCGGGGCAGGTTCGGCCGCTTCACGAGCTGA
- a CDS encoding MFS transporter, producing the protein MTQTTEPAELIPEPGQERRTPRARRASRIHRAWFVAAVTFVTIIGAAAFRSLPGLLIDPLNDEFHWSRGTIGLAVSINLALYGLTAPFAAALMDRFGIRRVVAVALVVIAFGSGLTVWMDSAWQLLLCWGLLVGLGSGSMALAFAATVTNRWFTARRGLVTGILTAASASGQLIFLPVLSWIVEKHDWRPAAVTVALAALAVVPFVWLLLRDHPADVGLKPYGSQEFVPKPPPVTGAARRTVGVLAKAARTGPFWLLAGTFAICGASTNGLVQTHFVPAAHDHGMKITTAASLLAVIGVFDVVGTIASGWFTDRFDARRLLAVYYALRGISLLFLPMLLMETVHPPMIFFIVFYGLDWVATVPPTLALCREQYGDDSAIVFGWVLASHQVGAALVAFLGGLARDTFGSYDVVWYASGALCAAAALMALVIRSGDQPKALPVSS; encoded by the coding sequence GTGACCCAGACAACCGAACCCGCGGAGCTGATCCCCGAACCCGGGCAGGAGCGCCGCACGCCGCGCGCACGCCGCGCGTCCCGCATCCACCGCGCGTGGTTCGTCGCCGCGGTGACCTTCGTGACGATCATCGGCGCGGCCGCCTTCCGCTCCCTTCCCGGGCTGCTCATCGATCCGCTGAACGACGAGTTCCACTGGTCGCGCGGCACCATCGGGCTCGCGGTCTCCATCAACCTCGCGCTGTACGGTCTGACCGCCCCGTTCGCCGCCGCGCTGATGGACCGCTTCGGCATCCGCAGGGTCGTCGCGGTCGCCCTCGTCGTCATCGCGTTCGGCTCGGGCCTGACGGTCTGGATGGACTCCGCCTGGCAACTGCTGCTCTGCTGGGGGCTGCTCGTGGGCCTCGGCTCCGGGTCGATGGCGCTCGCCTTCGCGGCCACCGTCACCAACCGCTGGTTCACCGCACGGCGCGGCCTGGTCACCGGCATCCTGACGGCCGCCTCCGCCTCCGGCCAGCTGATCTTCCTGCCGGTCCTCTCCTGGATCGTCGAGAAGCACGACTGGCGCCCCGCCGCGGTGACGGTCGCGCTCGCCGCACTCGCCGTGGTCCCCTTCGTCTGGCTGCTGCTGCGCGACCACCCGGCCGACGTGGGCCTGAAGCCGTACGGCTCCCAGGAGTTCGTGCCGAAGCCGCCGCCGGTCACGGGGGCCGCGCGGCGCACGGTCGGCGTGCTGGCCAAGGCGGCGCGCACGGGCCCCTTCTGGCTGCTCGCGGGCACCTTCGCGATCTGCGGCGCCTCCACGAACGGCCTGGTCCAGACGCACTTCGTGCCCGCGGCGCACGACCACGGCATGAAGATCACGACGGCCGCCTCGCTGCTCGCCGTCATCGGGGTCTTCGACGTCGTGGGGACGATCGCGTCCGGCTGGTTCACGGACCGCTTCGACGCCCGGCGGCTGCTCGCCGTCTACTACGCGCTGCGCGGCATCTCGCTGCTGTTCCTGCCGATGCTCCTCATGGAGACCGTGCATCCGCCGATGATCTTCTTCATCGTCTTCTACGGCCTCGACTGGGTGGCGACGGTCCCGCCGACGCTGGCGCTGTGCCGCGAGCAGTACGGCGACGACAGCGCGATCGTCTTCGGCTGGGTCCTGGCATCGCACCAGGTGGGCGCCGCCCTGGTGGCCTTCCTCGGCGGTCTGGCGCGGGACACCTTCGGCTCGTACGACGTGGTCTGGTACGCCTCGGGCGCGCTGTGCGCGGCGGCGGCGCTGATGGCGCTGGTGATCCGGAGCGGCGATCAGCCGAAGGCGCTGCCCGTCAGCTCGTGA
- a CDS encoding GlxA family transcriptional regulator, with the protein MATESPERATGPDPSAVRRHRVVVLALDGVIPFELGIPQRIFGRARNAAGYPLYEVVTCSVRPPGPVRTDADYAILVEHGPAALAEADTVVVPASYELGPVYEEGRLTDELASALAHVRPGTRLISICTGGYVLAAAGYLDGRPATTHWRSAEHFQRLFPKIKVDADVLFIDDGDVLTSAGVASGVDLCVHIVRRDHGTAVANAVARLTVVPPHRDGGQAQYIERPVPEPQLATTSTARAWALDRLDRPLQLRDLAEQEAMSVRTFTRRFREEVGISPGQWLTQQRVERARHLLESSGLTVDQVARDAGFGTAQSMRQHLQAALGVTPTTYRRTFRDVVGPDADGVR; encoded by the coding sequence ATGGCCACCGAAAGCCCCGAGCGAGCCACTGGCCCCGACCCGTCCGCCGTACGGCGCCACCGCGTCGTCGTCCTCGCCCTCGACGGCGTCATCCCGTTCGAACTGGGCATCCCCCAGCGGATCTTCGGGCGGGCGAGGAACGCCGCGGGCTACCCGCTGTACGAGGTGGTGACCTGCTCCGTCCGGCCACCCGGGCCGGTGCGGACGGACGCGGACTACGCGATCCTCGTCGAGCACGGGCCGGCGGCCCTCGCCGAGGCGGACACCGTCGTGGTGCCCGCCTCGTACGAACTGGGCCCCGTGTACGAGGAGGGCCGGCTGACCGACGAGCTCGCCTCGGCGCTCGCGCACGTCAGGCCCGGCACCCGGCTGATCTCCATCTGCACGGGCGGGTACGTGCTGGCCGCCGCCGGATACCTCGACGGCCGCCCCGCGACCACGCACTGGCGCTCCGCCGAGCACTTCCAGCGGCTCTTCCCGAAGATCAAGGTCGACGCGGACGTGCTGTTCATCGACGACGGCGACGTCCTGACGTCGGCGGGCGTGGCCTCCGGCGTCGACCTCTGCGTGCACATCGTGCGCCGCGACCACGGCACCGCCGTCGCCAACGCGGTGGCCCGCCTCACCGTCGTACCCCCGCACCGCGACGGCGGCCAGGCGCAGTACATCGAACGCCCGGTCCCCGAGCCCCAGTTGGCGACCACGAGCACCGCGCGGGCCTGGGCGCTCGACCGCCTCGACCGGCCGCTCCAACTGCGGGACCTGGCCGAGCAGGAGGCCATGTCGGTGCGGACCTTCACCCGCCGCTTCCGCGAGGAGGTCGGCATCAGCCCCGGCCAGTGGCTCACCCAGCAGCGCGTGGAGCGGGCGCGGCACCTCCTCGAGTCCAGTGGCCTCACCGTCGACCAGGTGGCGCGGGACGCGGGCTTCGGCACGGCGCAGTCGATGCGCCAGCACCTACAGGCCGCGCTCGGTGTCACCCCCACCACGTATCGCCGTACGTTCCGCGATGTCGTCGGCCCGGACGCCGACGGCGTCCGCTGA
- a CDS encoding MFS transporter, whose translation MSYREVMTKEVVRWGVVAVGARMPVAAAPLAVVFLVRERPGGYALGAVLAAVYVIGEIIGAPLLGVRLRAERARPQLAVGLAVGALGFAALGALPAAHPVLLGLFAFVAGAAPAAATGGLRALLNSVVPEKAVAQALSVESMLTFGIWAVAPAAVTGLALGVSPALPPLFAAALMASAVAGLWLLPVGWDSDADDRGGEPMTRILVRAWPIYVTGAASLSMLALAELVLPALLEQRGIGVGWAGPLLAGLAVGSAVGSFVYGLRSWPGRLRTQSMVLMFAVSGCLALVALLPSLGWLFAALGVAGVLQAGAMLTRNLSLREALPPSALAAGYSVMYAAVGAGYAASGSLAGALLSVASPSTAILAGVGLSVVLTVAGLLGEVRPAPTTAPVMSSGGGAASASADAVGVRADDIAERTAIRGGGDTERGL comes from the coding sequence ATGAGCTATCGCGAGGTCATGACCAAGGAGGTCGTCCGCTGGGGCGTCGTGGCCGTCGGCGCCCGGATGCCGGTGGCCGCGGCGCCGCTCGCGGTGGTGTTCCTCGTGCGCGAGCGGCCGGGCGGCTATGCCCTGGGCGCGGTGCTCGCCGCGGTGTACGTGATCGGGGAGATCATCGGGGCCCCGCTGCTCGGCGTGCGACTGCGGGCCGAGCGGGCGCGGCCGCAGCTGGCCGTCGGGCTCGCCGTGGGCGCGCTCGGGTTCGCCGCGCTCGGCGCGCTGCCCGCCGCGCACCCCGTGCTGCTCGGGCTCTTCGCCTTCGTCGCGGGCGCGGCGCCCGCCGCCGCGACCGGCGGTCTGCGCGCGCTCCTGAACAGCGTGGTGCCGGAGAAGGCCGTCGCGCAGGCGCTGTCCGTCGAGTCGATGCTGACCTTCGGGATATGGGCCGTCGCGCCCGCCGCCGTCACCGGACTCGCCCTCGGCGTCTCACCGGCGCTCCCGCCGCTCTTCGCCGCCGCGCTCATGGCGTCCGCCGTCGCGGGCCTCTGGCTGCTGCCCGTCGGCTGGGATTCCGACGCGGACGACCGGGGCGGCGAGCCGATGACGCGCATCCTCGTGCGGGCCTGGCCGATCTACGTCACGGGGGCGGCCAGCCTGTCCATGCTCGCCCTCGCCGAGCTGGTGCTGCCCGCGCTCCTGGAACAGCGCGGCATCGGCGTCGGCTGGGCGGGCCCGCTCCTTGCCGGGCTCGCGGTGGGCTCCGCGGTCGGCTCGTTCGTCTACGGACTGCGCTCCTGGCCGGGGCGGCTGCGGACGCAGAGCATGGTGCTGATGTTCGCCGTCTCGGGCTGCCTCGCCCTGGTCGCCCTGCTGCCGTCCCTCGGCTGGCTGTTCGCCGCCCTCGGCGTCGCGGGCGTCCTGCAGGCGGGCGCGATGCTCACCCGGAACCTGTCGCTGCGCGAGGCCCTGCCGCCGAGCGCGCTCGCCGCGGGCTACTCGGTGATGTACGCGGCCGTGGGCGCGGGGTACGCGGCGAGCGGGTCCCTGGCGGGCGCCCTGCTCAGCGTCGCGTCGCCGTCGACGGCGATCCTGGCGGGCGTCGGCCTCAGCGTGGTCCTGACGGTGGCCGGGCTGCTCGGCGAGGTGCGGCCCGCACCGACGACGGCGCCGGTCATGTCCTCCGGGGGCGGTGCCGCGTCGGCTTCAGCGGACGCCGTCGGCGTCCGGGCCGACGACATCGCGGAACGTACGGCGATACGTGGTGGGGGTGACACCGAGCGCGGCCTGTAG
- a CDS encoding Zn-dependent alcohol dehydrogenase, producing the protein MRGVVFDGKRVEVVDDLEIRDPGPGEVLVAIAAAGLCHSDLSVIDGTIPFPPPVVLGHEGAGVVEAVGAGVGHVAPGDHVALSTIASCGACAECNRGRPTMCRKAIGRPDKTFSRGGRPIYQFAANSAFAERTIVKAVQAVKIADDIPLTSAALIGCGVVTGVGAVLNRAKVDRGESVVVIGTGGIGLNVLQGARIAGATRIVAVDANPEKEAVARQFGATHFLRSTEGVKEILPDGADHAFECVGRVELVREAIDLLDRHGQAVLLGMPAATAEASFVVASMFLDKSILGCRYGSARPQRDFALYAELYRSGRLMLDELVTATYPVEDFAKAVQDAEAGRVARGVLTF; encoded by the coding sequence GTGAGGGGTGTCGTCTTCGATGGCAAGCGCGTCGAGGTCGTGGATGACCTGGAGATACGTGATCCGGGTCCCGGCGAGGTCCTGGTCGCGATCGCCGCTGCCGGGCTCTGTCACAGCGATCTCTCGGTGATCGACGGGACCATTCCGTTCCCGCCGCCCGTGGTGCTCGGGCACGAGGGGGCCGGGGTCGTGGAGGCCGTGGGGGCCGGGGTGGGCCACGTCGCGCCCGGCGACCACGTGGCCCTGTCGACCATCGCGAGCTGCGGGGCCTGCGCGGAGTGCAACAGGGGGCGGCCGACCATGTGCCGCAAGGCCATCGGCAGGCCCGACAAGACGTTTTCGCGCGGCGGGCGGCCGATCTACCAGTTCGCCGCCAACTCCGCCTTCGCCGAACGCACGATCGTCAAGGCCGTGCAGGCGGTGAAGATCGCCGATGACATTCCGCTGACCTCGGCCGCGCTGATCGGCTGCGGCGTGGTCACCGGCGTCGGCGCCGTGCTCAACCGGGCGAAGGTCGACCGGGGCGAGTCCGTGGTGGTGATCGGCACGGGCGGCATCGGGCTCAACGTCCTGCAAGGGGCGCGGATCGCCGGTGCGACGCGCATCGTCGCGGTGGACGCCAACCCCGAGAAGGAGGCCGTGGCACGGCAGTTCGGGGCCACGCACTTCCTGCGCTCGACCGAGGGCGTCAAGGAGATCCTGCCCGATGGCGCCGATCACGCCTTCGAGTGCGTGGGCCGCGTCGAGCTGGTGCGCGAGGCGATCGACCTGCTCGACCGGCACGGCCAGGCGGTCCTGCTCGGCATGCCCGCCGCCACGGCCGAGGCGTCGTTCGTGGTCGCGTCGATGTTCCTCGACAAGTCCATCCTCGGCTGCCGCTACGGATCGGCGCGCCCCCAAAGGGACTTCGCGCTCTACGCCGAGCTGTACCGCTCGGGACGGCTCATGCTGGACGAACTGGTCACCGCCACCTACCCGGTCGAGGACTTCGCCAAGGCCGTGCAGGACGCGGAGGCGGGGCGGGTGGCGCGCGGGGTGCTGACGTTCTGA
- a CDS encoding acyl-CoA dehydrogenase family protein: MEFGFSAADEEFRAEARAWLAEHLTGAFAASVGRGGPGSEHEDGTQRRAWERELGRGGWIGIGWDCDAYGNRRATLTQQVVWAEEYARAGAPGRYGHIGENLLAPTLIAHGTQEQRDEFLPPIARGEALWCQGYSEPGAGSDLAGLRTAAVRDGDTYRISGQKVWTSLAHDADWCFVLARTREGSQGHHGLSFLLVPMDQPGRIEVRPIRQLTGTSEFNEVFFDGAHARVAHVVGGEGNGWRVAMGLLGFERGVSTLVQQIGFAEELAGVLREAVAGGAADDPVLRDRLVRQWAQLRVMRWNALRTLGGSGAGGAADTGAPSVAKLLWGRWHQRLGELAMGVRGASATVGPADWSEASPYELDALQRLFLFTRADTIYGGSDEIQRNIIAERVLGLPREARGPR, from the coding sequence GTGGAGTTCGGCTTCTCCGCCGCCGACGAGGAGTTCCGCGCCGAGGCGCGGGCCTGGCTCGCCGAGCATCTCACCGGCGCCTTCGCCGCATCGGTCGGCCGTGGCGGCCCCGGCAGCGAACACGAGGACGGCACCCAACGCCGGGCCTGGGAGCGCGAGTTGGGGCGCGGCGGCTGGATCGGCATCGGCTGGGACTGTGACGCGTACGGGAACCGGCGGGCCACCCTGACCCAGCAGGTCGTCTGGGCCGAGGAGTACGCGCGCGCGGGTGCCCCCGGACGCTACGGACACATCGGCGAGAACCTCCTGGCGCCCACCCTCATCGCGCACGGCACCCAGGAGCAGCGGGACGAGTTCCTGCCGCCCATCGCGCGCGGGGAAGCCCTCTGGTGCCAGGGCTACAGCGAGCCGGGCGCGGGTTCCGACCTGGCGGGGCTGCGTACGGCCGCCGTGCGGGACGGGGACACCTACCGGATCAGCGGTCAGAAGGTGTGGACGTCGCTCGCCCACGACGCCGACTGGTGCTTCGTCCTCGCGCGTACGCGGGAGGGCTCCCAGGGGCACCACGGCCTGTCGTTCCTGCTCGTCCCGATGGACCAGCCGGGACGGATCGAGGTGCGCCCCATCCGGCAGTTGACGGGCACGAGCGAGTTCAACGAAGTCTTCTTCGACGGGGCCCACGCGCGCGTGGCTCACGTGGTGGGCGGCGAGGGCAACGGCTGGCGCGTCGCCATGGGGCTGCTCGGCTTCGAGCGCGGGGTCTCCACGCTCGTCCAGCAGATCGGGTTCGCCGAGGAGCTCGCTGGCGTGCTGCGCGAGGCCGTCGCGGGCGGGGCGGCCGACGATCCCGTGCTCCGCGACCGTCTCGTACGGCAGTGGGCGCAGCTGCGGGTGATGCGGTGGAACGCGCTGCGGACGCTGGGGGGTTCGGGAGCCGGTGGGGCCGCCGACACGGGGGCGCCGAGCGTCGCCAAGCTGCTGTGGGGGCGCTGGCACCAGCGGCTCGGGGAGCTCGCGATGGGGGTCAGGGGCGCGTCGGCCACCGTCGGGCCCGCGGACTGGTCCGAGGCGTCCCCGTACGAACTCGACGCCCTGCAACGGCTCTTCCTCTTCACCCGCGCCGACACGATCTACGGCGGCTCGGACGAGATCCAGCGGAACATCATCGCCGAGCGCGTGCTCGGTCTGCCGAGAGAGGCCAGGGGGCCTCGGTGA
- a CDS encoding SDR family NAD(P)-dependent oxidoreductase: MGNFLAGKVVAVTGAGRGIGRAVALAAAAEGARVVVNDYGVSMEGGEPTSEIADAVVKEIQAAGGEAVAVADDISTMAGGQRIVDVALAEYGRVDGVVCVAGILRERMLFNMSEQEWDPVVATHLKGTFTVFRAASAVMRKQGAGTLIGFTSGNHQGSVAQANYSAAKGGIISLVRSAALGLNKYGVTANAVAPVARTRMSANVPMELKEIGEPEDVAALVTYLLSDRAREEKITGQVYTIAGPKIAVWAQPRELRAGYADGAWTPQKIADFLPGTVGVDPMPMLAHLEAMAKAAAAKDRPNA; the protein is encoded by the coding sequence GTGGGGAACTTCTTGGCAGGCAAGGTGGTGGCCGTGACCGGTGCCGGGCGCGGCATCGGCAGGGCCGTCGCGCTCGCCGCGGCAGCCGAGGGAGCGAGGGTCGTCGTCAACGACTACGGCGTCTCCATGGAAGGCGGCGAGCCGACCAGCGAGATAGCCGACGCCGTGGTCAAGGAGATCCAGGCCGCGGGCGGCGAGGCCGTCGCCGTCGCCGACGACATCTCCACCATGGCGGGCGGGCAGCGCATCGTCGACGTCGCGCTCGCCGAGTACGGGCGCGTCGACGGCGTCGTCTGCGTCGCCGGGATCCTGCGCGAACGCATGCTCTTCAACATGTCCGAACAGGAGTGGGACCCCGTCGTCGCCACCCACCTCAAGGGCACCTTCACCGTCTTCAGGGCCGCCTCCGCCGTCATGCGCAAGCAGGGCGCCGGCACGCTCATCGGCTTCACCAGCGGCAACCACCAGGGCTCCGTCGCGCAGGCCAACTACAGTGCGGCCAAGGGCGGGATCATCTCGCTGGTGCGCAGCGCGGCGCTCGGCCTCAACAAGTACGGCGTGACCGCCAACGCCGTCGCGCCCGTCGCCCGTACGCGGATGTCGGCGAACGTCCCGATGGAGCTCAAGGAGATCGGCGAGCCCGAGGACGTCGCCGCCCTCGTCACCTATCTGCTCAGCGACCGGGCCCGCGAGGAGAAGATCACCGGGCAGGTCTACACGATCGCGGGCCCCAAGATCGCCGTATGGGCGCAGCCGCGCGAGCTGCGCGCCGGGTACGCGGACGGCGCCTGGACGCCTCAGAAGATCGCCGACTTCCTGCCGGGGACGGTCGGCGTCGACCCCATGCCGATGCTGGCGCACCTGGAGGCCATGGCCAAGGCGGCGGCCGCCAAAGACCGGCCGAACGCGTAG